The sequence TGCCCTTTTGCGGATTTTTCGGCGGTATCTCATCGAGAAGCCATGGCCTCCTCGGCCTTtgcatacttccgagctcgggctaGCATCTCCATAAAGTCGGtggagaaattcttctcgaggaagaagaggaacctgCAGGACCGAGCTCCTGTTTTCAGCGCAGACATGGCGATCAACTGATCAAGCTCACGGACCTCCCAGGTTGCGGCAGTGAAACGGTCGATGTAGTCCTTGAGGGACTCTCCTTCTTTTTGCTTGATGTTGAGAAGAGAATTCGATGTTCGTCGCTGGCGTCGGCTGGCGGCAAAATTGGCAGCAAACTGCCTACCTAATTGCTCGAAGGATGACACGGTTCTCGGCTTTAGACCAGAGAACCAAAGTCGATCCATTCCTCGAAGAGTTGCAAGAAAAGCCTTGCagagcatggcctccgaggatctCTGCAGCACCATGAGGGCTCGGTAACTTTTCAAGTGGTCCAGGGGTCGATAGTCCCATTGTAGGACTCTatttgaggcattttgaacctgggTAGGACCGGTTCGTCCTCAATCTGGCGAGAGAAAGGTGACTTGGTGGTAAACTCAAGGTCGCCCTCTCACCTTTCCCTCTGGTCCTGGAGAGCTTCGATCTGCCGCTTGagtttctcgaccttcttgtcgagttctccGCCTTGGGAGATCACCACGATGGTCTGCTTCGGTATCGACTGACCTAGGGTCGATTCGGCTTTGGAAGGCTGCAGTCTTTTGTCCTGGTTCCTCCCTAGTGGCTCTCTTCGGGGGGAGGCCCGGGTTGAACTCGGGTGACAGTGCTGTCCTCCATTGTTGACCCTCGAGGAGTCATGGAGGTCTCGACCTTGGGACACAGGTCCATCTGGAAGGAGCGTCGATGGAACATTATCCTGCGGAGGCGGCGCGGGAGGGGCCTCCACATGTTGCAGGCCTTGGACTGCTGCAGCCAGGGCCTAGACTTGCTGCACCAGCGTGTTGAATTGCTCTGGCTGGATCTGAGAAAGTGGATCCGCCGGAGGCCTTAGTGGcaagttctggacagagtggcCAGGACTTAGTGCG is a genomic window of Phoenix dactylifera cultivar Barhee BC4 chromosome 4, palm_55x_up_171113_PBpolish2nd_filt_p, whole genome shotgun sequence containing:
- the LOC103697118 gene encoding uncharacterized protein LOC103697118, which encodes MVLQRSSEAMLCKAFLATLRGMDRLWFSGLKPRTVSSFEQLGRQFAANFAASRRQRRTSNSLLNIKQKEGESLKDYIDRFTAATWEVRELDQLIAMSALKTGARSCRFLFFLEKNFSTDFMEMLARARKYAKAEEAMASR